The following nucleotide sequence is from Salinispirillum sp. LH 10-3-1.
GGGCACGCTCAGTGTGCGCTTACCGCCGCTGGTCGCTCGTGCTGATGCATCGCTTACCAAGCTGAATCAAGCCTTGGCAACGTTGAGCCAGTTGCGCCCATTGCAAAAGCCGCAGTTGTTAAAAGCCTTAGCGCGCTGTGTTGAGCATGACGGAGAGATCACGGTGGCCGAGGCCGAGTTGTTTAGGGCGGTGGCTGATGCATTGGATTGCCCCATGCCACCGCTGCTGTCGAGCTGAGTCGCCGCTCGGCTTTAGACCTGGAAGTATTTGATGCGTTGCTGCAGCATGGTCGCCAGCTTGGCCAGCTCCTCGCTGGCGCGCATCGACTGATCCGAGTTGCTGCTGTTTTGTTCAGCGGCATCGCGGATGTTAGTAATGTTGCGGCTGATTTCTTCGGCCACTGCGCTTTGTTCTTCTGCCGCGCTGGCGACTTCCGTGTTAAGTTCATTGATGCTGTCGACTGCCGCCAAAATGGCCTTCAGTGATTCGCGTGATGACTGGGCGTTTTGTACGCTGTGGTCGGCCGTCTTCTGGCCGTTCTCCATCACACTCACGGCCCGCGACGATTCACTCTGAATGCGCTCGATCATGGTGTGAATTTCTTCTGTTGACTGCTGCGTGCGACTGGCCAGCGAGCGAACTTCGTCAGCCACTACGGCAAAACCGCGACCGTGTTCACCAGCACGGGCCGCTTCAATGGCCGCGTTTAGGGCGAGCAGGTTAGTCTGCTCAGCAATGTTCTTGATTACTTCCAACACCTTGCTGATGTCATTGCTGGCGACGGACAGTTCATTGATGACCTCCGCTGCGCGCTCCACATCGTCGGCGAGGCTCTCGATGCTGGTGATGGTTTCACGCACGACCGCAGAGCCGGAACTGGCTTCTTGCTGCGCTTCTTTGGCGGCCACGGCTGCTTGTTCGGTACTCTTGGCAACTTCGGATACGGTGGCGCTCATTTCATTCATCGCCGTGGCGACCTGCTCGGTTTCTGCGGTTTGCTCGGCGATTGAACGATTGCTGTCTATCGATACGGTCGCCAGTTCCTCGGCGGCGGCAGACAATTGCTGGGCGCCGGCGCTGATGTCCAATATGGTGCCCTGTAAGCGCTCCAGCATGCGATTGAATCCACGTGCCATGTCGCCCAGTTCATCTTTGCTGGAGGCGTCCAGGCGAACACTGAGGTCACCTTCCGCGATGTCTTCCATGCGGTCTACGGTGCTTGCCAAAGGACGGCTGATGATGCGGTTGAGTAAGAAAAGCAGGATGCCCAGTAATAGGATGCCACCAATGGCAATGTACACAAGCGTTGTGCCGATATCGCCACGAATTCGTGCAGCCAGTTCGCTCTCCGGAAAAGCAGTGATCACTTGATAGCCCCAACGGTCAAAGCCGGCACTATCTATTCGCCAGCCGGGTACCTGTCCAGCCAAGATTGCGTTCACGCGATCGGTGGTTTGATGCTGCGAATGCAATCGAACGTTGCCATTGGCATCACGCAGGGCGACAAAACCACTGTCCAATAGCCGGCGGCCACTGATGGCATCTTCCAGTTCGGCGAAGTCGGCAGGGAAGCCTGCGTACAAAATACCGACGACTTGATTCTGCGCGTTGCGCAAGGGCTCATAACCGGTCAGAAAGGGCGTGCCAAGAATATCAACCAAACCGTAGAAGGATTCGCCGCGATTGATGGCCTGGATGGCTCGCCCACTGGGGTCCAGTGTGGTGCCAGTGGCGCGCTGGCCATTGTTGATCACATTGGTCGCGATGCGCACGTAGTCATTGCCTTGGCGCACAAATACAGTGGCCGTGCCACCTACGAGTTCAGCCACGCGGTCAACCAGCGCATAATTATTCGCTTGGGCGTTGTTGCCGAACAACAGGTCAGGTACGCTGCGTCCGCTCACGGTCACTGTGTTGCCCAGTTGAGGCGTGCCCAGTTCGAGTGCTTCTTGGCGTAGTGTTTTAACCGAAGCCTCTACTTGGTTTTCGATGAGGCTGTCTGTCAGACGCAAAAGTCGAATGACTTCACGTTGCATTTGATTAGCGTTCGCATCGGCTTGCTCGGAGAGCTGAACCGATGCGCTGATCGATGAGAGTAAGGCAAAAATTAGGGCAAGGCCCGCAATGATGCCCGCAACAGCTAGAGCAAACTTTTTAGCGATGGTCATG
It contains:
- a CDS encoding methyl-accepting chemotaxis protein, with product MTIAKKFALAVAGIIAGLALIFALLSSISASVQLSEQADANANQMQREVIRLLRLTDSLIENQVEASVKTLRQEALELGTPQLGNTVTVSGRSVPDLLFGNNAQANNYALVDRVAELVGGTATVFVRQGNDYVRIATNVINNGQRATGTTLDPSGRAIQAINRGESFYGLVDILGTPFLTGYEPLRNAQNQVVGILYAGFPADFAELEDAISGRRLLDSGFVALRDANGNVRLHSQHQTTDRVNAILAGQVPGWRIDSAGFDRWGYQVITAFPESELAARIRGDIGTTLVYIAIGGILLLGILLFLLNRIISRPLASTVDRMEDIAEGDLSVRLDASSKDELGDMARGFNRMLERLQGTILDISAGAQQLSAAAEELATVSIDSNRSIAEQTAETEQVATAMNEMSATVSEVAKSTEQAAVAAKEAQQEASSGSAVVRETITSIESLADDVERAAEVINELSVASNDISKVLEVIKNIAEQTNLLALNAAIEAARAGEHGRGFAVVADEVRSLASRTQQSTEEIHTMIERIQSESSRAVSVMENGQKTADHSVQNAQSSRESLKAILAAVDSINELNTEVASAAEEQSAVAEEISRNITNIRDAAEQNSSNSDQSMRASEELAKLATMLQQRIKYFQV